One segment of Deltaproteobacteria bacterium DNA contains the following:
- the rplP gene encoding 50S ribosomal protein L16, with product MLQPSRTKYRKQQKGRLRGMASRGIELAFGEYGLQALTTGYITARQIEASRVAISRHMKRGGKMWIRIFPDKPITKKPAEVRMGKGKGAVEGWVAPVQRGRILFELVGIERTVAVDALRLAAYKLPLRTRFIAREGL from the coding sequence ATGTTACAACCATCGAGAACTAAATATCGCAAGCAGCAGAAGGGGCGCCTCCGCGGGATGGCCAGTCGCGGCATTGAGCTCGCTTTTGGTGAATATGGCTTGCAAGCGCTGACCACAGGGTATATTACGGCCCGCCAAATTGAAGCCAGCCGGGTGGCCATTAGCCGGCATATGAAGCGGGGCGGGAAGATGTGGATTCGGATCTTTCCGGACAAGCCGATCACGAAGAAGCCCGCCGAAGTCCGTATGGGCAAAGGCAAAGGGGCCGTGGAAGGTTGGGTTGCTCCGGTCCAGCGCGGGCGTATCCTGTTTGAGCTGGTCGGCATCGAGCGCACCGTCGCGGTGGATGCACTCCGTTTGGCGGCGTACAAACTACCGCTGCGGACCCGCTTTATCGCACGGGAGGGGTTATGA